AGGCCGTACTCGACGGCGGAACGTCCCGCGCAGCCGTAGCCCTTCAGGTGCATTCCCAGCAGCCCGAGCTTGGCCATTTTGGGCACGATCTCCAGCGGGAACTCGGCGTTCTCGTACCAGCGGGCGATGTTCGGCTTGATTTCGTGCTGCACAAAGGTGCGGACCGAGTCGCGAAGGGCCAGCTCCCCGGCGCTGAGGAGCGAATCAAAGCTGACCAGGTCGGTGATTTCGGTCATTTTCTAGCCTTCCGATGACGCTGCGAACGGGGCAGCTGAGAATGTTGACCCCTGATGCTCACCGAGAGACGGCGGAACCGTCCGGTACTTCGCCGGGCAAGCAGAGAGGCCGATGGGGTTGCTGAGCTGATCTGAGCTGCGCCCGGTTGAACTGTCCGCGATGACAGTAACCGGGTTCAGGCCAAGGTTTGTGGCATGTTCAATGGCTTCCAGGACGTTGTTGACCTTTCCGGCCGGGACTCCTGCGGCAAGGAGGTTTTCCTGCCACTGCGCGGCCGGAGCACTCGAGAGCCGCTCCTGGATGGCGGCCCGGAGCTCTGCCCGGTTCTGCACCCGCAGAGGGTTTGAGCTGAACCGGGGATCATCGGCCAGGCCGGGCGCACCCAGAACCGACCCCAATGCGTGGAATTGACGGTCATTTCCCACGGCAACGGCCAGGGAACCGTCCTGCGTCTCAAACGTTTCATAAGGGGCAATGCTGGGGTGGGCATTGCCCATCCGTGCCGGCGCCTGCCCCGTGGCGAGCGCCGCCGTTCCCTGATTGACCAATGCTGCGAGGAGCGAGGACATCAGGTTCACTTCAACGCGCTGGCCGAAGCCTGTGGAATCGCGGACACGAAGGGCCATCAGGATTCCGGCCAGTGCGTTCTGTCCGGAGAGCACATCGATGAGCGCCACCCCGGCCTTGCTCGGCTCGGCGTCCGGCG
This genomic interval from Micrococcaceae bacterium Sec5.7 contains the following:
- a CDS encoding CoA transferase, which produces MDPEESGDQAVGSARLPLQGIRVADFSRVLAGPLCTMMLADFGAEVIKIESPEGDDTRAWIPPEAADGTGTYFSSVNRNKKSVVCDLKTGTGLGYARQLVEECDVVVENFRPRVMARFGLDYDSLTVLRPELIYCSITGFGAGQGAALPGYDLLIQAQGGLMSITGAPDAEPSKAGVALIDVLSGQNALAGILMALRVRDSTGFGQRVEVNLMSSLLAALVNQGTAALATGQAPARMGNAHPSIAPYETFETQDGSLAVAVGNDRQFHALGSVLGAPGLADDPRFSSNPLRVQNRAELRAAIQERLSSAPAAQWQENLLAAGVPAGKVNNVLEAIEHATNLGLNPVTVIADSSTGRSSDQLSNPIGLSACPAKYRTVPPSLGEHQGSTFSAAPFAASSEG